From Mauremys mutica isolate MM-2020 ecotype Southern chromosome 17, ASM2049712v1, whole genome shotgun sequence, one genomic window encodes:
- the LOC123351909 gene encoding phospholipase A2 inhibitor and Ly6/PLAUR domain-containing protein-like, with product MVSFILCLLPALLATTNAEAAILTCDTCFGQTETCNFAPGTCQVNKATGGCLSVAEDIKLGGSQNTNFYKECVSNYKSDIEVPISFTVGNGNYVRINTTRCNTDNCNSAVPGMPKGSTTANGLQCPTCFALNFTLCNSSVTPCTGDETYCMDFTGFLYRGSSPSPFQAKGCTTASPQVIKPGAVLTTALYTFDFFWGASVLAEKLPTSGASPALGKFSFALYLPGLTGLLLVKLLS from the exons ATGGTTTCCTTCATCCTCTGCCTTCTCCCTGCTCTCCTAGCTACAACTAATGCAGAAG CTGCGATCCTGACATGTGACACGTGCTTTGGTCAAACGGAGACCTGCAATTTCGCTCCAGGAACCTGCCAAGTCAACAAGGCTACCGGTGGCTGCCTCTCCGTGGCGGAAGATATTAAATTGG GTGGGTCACAGAACACGAACTTCTACAAAGAGTGTGTGAGTAACTATAAGAGTGACATAGAAGTCCCCATCTCCTTCACTGTTGGGAATGGCAATTACGTGAGGATCAACACTACACGATGCAACACAGATAATTGTAACTCGGCTGTACCTGGAA TGCCCAAGGGGAGCACCACCGCGAATGGGCTGCAGTGCCCAACCTGCTTCGCTCTGAACTTCACTCTCTGCAATAGCTCAGTCACCCCTTGTACCGGGGATGAGACCTACTGCATGGATTTCACTGGGTTTCTATACAGAG GTTCATCTCCTTCGCCATTTCAAGCAAAAGGCTGCACTACAGCGTCTCCTCAGGTCATTAAACCTGGAGCCGTCCTGACTACGGCACTGTACACATTTGACTTTTTTTGGGGGGCCTCTGTTCTGGCGGAGAAATTGCCCAC CAGTGGGGCCAGCCCGGCGCTGGGGAAATTCTCCTTTGCCCTCTACCTGCCTGGCCTGACTGGGCTGCTGCTGGTGAAGCTGCTCTCCTGA